In Takifugu flavidus isolate HTHZ2018 chromosome 5, ASM371156v2, whole genome shotgun sequence, the following proteins share a genomic window:
- the ranbp1 gene encoding ran-specific GTPase-activating protein yields MADPKEQEQDDHDSTAEDANHDPHYEPIVSLPEQDVKTLEEDEEELFKMRAKLYRFASENDPPEWKERGTGDVKLLKHKEKGTIRVLMRRDKTLKICANHHITPAMELKPNAGSDRAWVWNTLADYADECPKAEFLAIRFLNAENAQKFKAKFEECKEEVKNIQEKKDDTKSADTVAEKLEELTVKDKASEEKGDKKETEQKKDENKEEVKAEEKN; encoded by the exons ATGGCAGACCCGAAG gagcaggaacaggacGACCACGACTCCACTGCTGAGGATGCTAATCATGATCCCCACTACGAACCCATCGTGTCTCTGCCCGAGCAGGACGTTAAAACAttagaagaggatgaggaggaactttttaaaat GCGAGCGAAGCTATATCGTTTTGCGTCTGAGAACGACCCCCCGGAGTGGAAGGAGCGAGGCACCGGGGACGTGAAGTTGTTAAAACACAAAGAGAAGGGAACGATCCGAGTCCTGATGAGGAGAGACAAAACCCTGAAGATCTGTGCCAATCATCACA TTACACCTGCAATGGAGCTGAAACCCAATGCTGGCAGTGACAGAGCCTGGGTGTGGAACACACTAGCAGATTACGCTGATGAGTGCCCCAAGGCTGAATTCCTCGCAATACgctttttaaatgcagaaa ATGCTCAGAAGTTTAAGGCAAAGTTTGAGGAGTGCAAAGAGGAAGTCAAAAATATCCAAGAGAAAAAAG ATGACACCAAGAGTGCGGACACAGTcgcagagaagctggaggagctgacggTAAAAGACAAAGCGTCAGAAGAAAAGGGGGATAAAAAGGAGActgagcaaaaaaaagatgagaacaaggaggaggtgaaggcagAGGAGAAGAATTGA
- the zdhhc8b gene encoding palmitoyltransferase ZDHHC8B, with amino-acid sequence MPNSAGKRFKPTKYIPVSTAATLLVGSTTLFFVFTCPWLSKVISPAVPLYNGLVFLFVLANFSMATFMDPGVYPRADEDEDKDDDFRAPLYKNVEVKGIQVRMKWCATCHFYRPPRCSHCSVCDNCVEDFDHHCPWVNNCIGRRNYRYFFLFLLSLTIHMMGVFSFGLIFVLHHRERLGALHTTVTLVVMCIAGLFFIPVMGLTGFHMVLVARGRTTNEQVTGKFRGGVNPFTKGCCGNVEYVLCSPLAPRYILDPKKKPRVKIQPPFIRPDLSDRQITIKISDNGIHSTIIRSKSKCSVDGLDEKESQPPLPPKADRYNQLKNQLANQLTSSEENSISRKTHPSTPAMYKFRPSFGTMPKVHYHTAEDKIIMQDEQKTSAIVEEGVRGHDYRSEPNLDLPEYTNAPLHRTFQSSPLQLDSDPGGSRSLSLKQGHRRPEKGHLPALQPPTVTSTPYKSVFSPNTLSNRNGSLSYDSLLHPSISSATASECMTHRGMPSTGFHSPYLPTKMCHIREPDIQRHQVAPTYSPVMPARGIGRQSPHLRERDPSPVRYDNLSQTIMASIQERKEMEEREKRHVLHGRSQTHIYAQDSGMFDGGYGPPASACYPDGYCAPGSRGPTPPTCGGSRDNLMGVGLVSYGQRTPVLRHAGSTLGRAPRTSSTSLHTDHSSSNSSHSRVATSDGPYRSPTHQPRSPALPRSPSYSHQKLSYISAHERTDREAVKVNGQMDCHPSSHGGSLSPSRHGNVKKVTGVGGTTYEISV; translated from the exons gtgcccCTGGTTATCAAAGGTCATCTCCCCCGCCGTGCCGCTCTACAATGGCCTGGTCTTCCTCTTCGTCTTGGCCAACTTCAGCATGGCCACCTTCATGGACCCTGGCGTTTACcccagag cggatgaggacgaggacaagGACGATGATTTCCGAGCGCCGCTCTACAAGAATGTGGAGGTCAAGGGCATTCAGGTCCGGATGAAGTGGTGCGCCACCTGTCACTTCTACAGGCCGCCGCGCTGCTCCCACTGCAGTGTCTGTGACAACTGCGTGGAG GACTTTGACCACCACTGCCCCTGGGTCAACAACTGCATCGGCCGGAGGAACTACCGctacttcttcctcttcctgctgtccctcACCATCCACATGATGGGAGTTTTCTCCTTCGGCCTCATCTTCGTCCTCCACCACCGAGAGAGACTGGGGGCGTTGCACACCACCGTCAC TCTGGTGGTGATGTGTATAGCAGGGTTGTTCTTCATTCCAGTCATGGGGCTAACTGGTTTCCACATGGTGCTGGTGGCGCGAGGTCGGACGACCAAtgaacag GTGACGGGCAAGTTTCGTGGAGGAGTAAATCCCTTCACGAAGGGTTGCTGTGGTAACGTGGAGTATGTCTTATGTAGCCCCCTGGCACCGCG GTACATACTGGACCCCAAGAAAAAGCCCCGTGTTAAAATCCAACCCCCCTTTATCAGGCCTGACCTGTCGGACAGACAGATCACCATCAAAATCAGCGACAACGGCATCCACAGCACCATTATCAGGTCCAAG TCTAAATGCAGCGTGGACGGCCTGGATGAGAAAGAAAGccagccgccgctgccgcccAAAGCGGATCGTTACAACCAGCTGAAAAACCAGCTGGCAAACCAGCTGACTTCCAGTGAAG AAAACTCTATCTCCCGTAAGACCCACCCTTCGACACCGGCCATGTACAAATTCAGGCCGTCTTTTGGGACCATGCCCAAAGTCCACTACCACACTGCTGAAGACAAG ATCATCATGCAAGATGAACAGAAGACCTCGGCCATCGTGGAAGAGGGTGTCCGTGGCCACGACTACAGATCTGAACCGAACCTCGACTTGCCGGAGTACACCAACGCTCCCCTCCACCGGACTTTCCAGTCTTCGCCGCTCCAGCTGGATTCAGACCCTGGAGGCTCGCGCTCTCTCAGCCTGAAGCAGGGCCACCGCAGGCCGGAGAAGGGCCACCTGCCGGCCCTGCAGCCACCGACGGTGACCTCCACCCCGTACAAGAGTGTCTTCTCCCCCAACACGCTCTCCAATCGGAACGGCAGTCTGTCTTATGACAGCCTGCTCCACCCCAGCATTTCCTCTGCCACTGCCAGTGAGTGCATGACCCACCGGGGAATGCCCTCCACGGGCTTCCACTCGCCCTACCTGCCCACCAAAATGTGCCACATCCGGGAACCTGACATCCAGCGGCATCAGGTCGCCCCCACCTACAGCCCAGTGATGCCAGCCAGGGGAATAGGAAGGCAGTCCCCTCACCTGAGGGAGAGGGACCCATCCCCCGTGCGCTACGATAACCTGTCCCAGACCATCATGGCATCTATTCAGGAGcggaaggagatggaggagagggagaagcgCCACGTTCTGCACGGGCGCTCCCAGACCCATATCTATGCCCAGGACTCAGGCATGTTTGATGGGGGCTATGGGCCACCCGCCAGTGCCTGTTACCCAGATGGGTATTGTGCGCCCGGCTCTAGAGGCCCCACACCCCCAACCTGTGGCGGTTCCAGGGACAACCTGATGGGGGTCGGGCTGGTCAGCTACGGGCAGCGAACCCCTGTGTTGCGCCACGCCGGCTCCACGTTGGGCCGTGCCCCCAGGACTTCATCCACGTCCCTGCACACAGACCACAGTAGCTCCAACAGTAGCCACAGTCGGGTCGCCACCTCCGATGGGCCTTACCGCTCCCCAACGCACCAGCCACGCTCCCCTGCTTTACCCCGATCCCCCTCTTATTCCCACCAGAAACTTTCTTACATCAGTGCCCatgagaggacagacag AGAAGCCGTGAAGGTTAACGGGCAGATGGACTGCCACCCCAGCTCCCACGGTGGCAGCCTCAGTCCGAGTCGCCACGGTAACGTCAAAAAGGTGACGGGCGTAGGAGGCACCACGTACGAGATATCCGTGTGA